The uncultured Bacteroides sp. DNA segment CTTCCAAGTATATTCATATCGGTGCGGATGAGGTCGATAAGACAACATGGGCAAAGTCGGATCTTTGTAAGCAGTTGATGAAGAAAGAGAATATAAAGAGCCTGAATGATCTGCAGGCCTACTTTGTGCATCGTGTTTCTGAATTCGTCAAATCCAAAGGCAGGCAGGTGATTGCGTGGGACGATGTTCTAGATGATGGCGATGTGGACTCCGGTATTAATGTGATGTATTGGAGAGGGTGGGTGAGTAGCTCTCTGGACAAGGCTGCCCATAAAGGCAATCCTGTAATCATGTCGCCTACCAATCCTCTGTATTTTGATTACATACCTGACAAAAGTAGTCTTAGATCTGTTTATGACATGAATGTTGTTTATGATATTTTCTCTGCAAATAAAGCTGGCTCTTTGGTGCAAGGTGCTCAAGCAAATCTGTGGAGTGAGAAGATTCCTTCTGAACAACGGGCCGATTATTTGTTATTTCCTCGTTTAACGGCATTAGCCGAACGCTTGTGGACTAATCAAAACCTGTACGATGGTTATTCAAAGCGTCTTTTGGCTCATTTTTCTCGTTTAGACGCAATGAAGGTCCATTATCGCTTGCCGGATCTTACCGGATTTGTATTGGAAGGTGTTTTTGTGAAAGAAGCCTTGTTTACGGTTAATAACCCTCTTCCCCAAATAGCAATTTATTATACTCTGGATGGTTCTACCCCGAATCTCAGCTCAAAGAAACTAACGGGTGCACTGAAAATTAATAAGCCGGTTCAGTTAAAATTTTCTTTGTTGAGTCCGAATGGTGCTAAAGGAGATGTCTATACAGTTAACTATCGTCAGATGTCGATGGCAAAACCAACCAAATTAAGAGGAAAAACGAAAGCTGGCTTATCGTGTTCCTTCTATGATGGACTATTCAACAGTACAAAGAAGGTGAAGGAAGTCAGGGACAAGGAAATGGTTGTATCGAATGTAACAGTTCCCAAAGAATTTGTGACTCCCGCGTTTGCTTTGAAATACAAAGGTTATGTAAAAGTGCCGGAAACAGGAATATACAGCTTCTATTTTACTTGCGATGATGGCGGAATGTTGTATCTGAATGATCAGGTTATAGTAGATAATGACGGATTGCATTCTGCCATCGAAAAAAGTGGGCAAGCGGCATTGGAAAAGGGAATTCATCCTTTCTGTCTTGATTTTGTTGAAGGTGGCGGAGGCTTTACATTGAAGTTGCAATACAGCTTAAATGGAAGCGCGCCCCAAGATGTGCCTGACAGCTGGTTCATGCATTGATCGAAATTTTAAAATCAGAAAAGAGATTATACTCATGAGGAAATATTTACTAATAATTGGTTTGTTTTTATTTGCATTCAACACCTTAATGCCAGCCTCTACAATGGACACCCTCAAGTCTATTGCCCCTATACCTTTGGGTAAACAAGTGAGGTGGCAGCAGATGGAAACATTGGCTTTTGTGCATTTTGGATTAAATACATTCGACGATAAGGAGTGGGGATATGGAGACGTTTCTCCGCAAGTATTTAATCCCACGAAATTAGACTGTGAACAGTGGGTTCGGACTTTCCTGAAGTCGGGCATAAAAGAAGTCATCATTACGGCTAAACATCATGATGGCTTTTGTCTTTGGCCAACGCATCTTACTGATTATTGCATTCGTAATACTCCTTATAAGAATGGGAAAGGCGACATTGTCGGTGAATTGTCGGCGGCATGCCAGAAATATGGTCTAAAATTTGGCGTTTATCTTTCCCCATGGGACAGGCATCAAGCCAATTATGGCACACCTGAATATGTGGAGTACTTCTATAAGCAGCTTAGGGAACTACTTACGCGATATGGTAATATCTCTGAGGTCTGGTTTGACGGAGCTAACGGAGGTGACGGATGGTACGGCGGAACAAAAGAGATACGTCGAATAGATAGGAAAACATATTACGATTTTGGGCGTGCTTATCGAATGGTGGAAGAACTCCAACCGGAAGCAATCATCTTTTCAGATGGTGGTCCGGGTTGTCGATGGATAGGTAATGAAGAAGGCTTTGCCGGAGCAACTAACTGGTCCTTTTTACGCTCAAAAGAGGTTTATCCCGGTTATGAGAACTATCCCGAGCTACAATATGGACATGCCGATGGAGACAAGTGGGTACCGGGAGAATGTGATGTCTCTATCAGGCCCGGATGGTTTTATCATCCTAATGAAGATGATCGGGTAAAATCTGTGGAGCAATTGGTTGACTTGTATTATCGAAGCGTGGGGCATAACGCGAATTTTCTACTTAATTTTCCGATAAACCGAGATGGTTTGGTTCATCCAACCGACTCGACCAATGCAGTGAATTATCATCTTCAGATTAAAAAGGAATTATCTCATAATTTATTGGCGGGTATACATCCTCGTGTCTCAAATGATCGCGGAGGCCAATTTTCCGGAAAGGCAGTGACGGACGGTCGTTATGATACTTATTGGGCTACGGAGGATGGCGTGACGAAGGCGGTCATTGAGTTTAATTTGCCGCATAAAGAAAAAATGAACAGACTGTTATTACAAGAGTATATCTCTCTTGGACAACGGGTGCAATCATTTGTTGTGGAGTATTATCTAAACAAGCAATGGCATCCGGTGAAGTTGAATGAAGAGACAACTACTATCGGGTATAAACGGATTCTTCGTTTTACAACAGTAGCAACGAATCGTATCCGAATTCGCTTTACCGCCGCTCGGACTTGTTTGTGTATCAATAATATTGAGGCTTTTTATTCCGGTAGTGATCTACTCTTCAATATTACTAAGGACCATCAGATGGAAATACAGGGATATCCGTTCACACTGCCACAAGTTGATATTGCACAGATGAAGAAATGCATTGATAGGAATGACAGTACAACCTGTTTTGTGGATGAAAAGACAGTTCTGATTGATTTGGGCGAGAAACGATTGGTTCATTCTTTTTCCTATTTGCCGGATCAGTCCAATAAAGGTTTAATTTCTAATTATGAACTTGGCGTTGGCATGACCGAAAATGTGATGGATAAAGTGATTTCTTCCGGTGAATTCTCTAATATCAGGAACAATCCTGTTTGGCAGAAAGTATATTTCGCACCGGTATATGCTCGATATCTGATGTTTAAACCGACCCGTATGATTAACGATGATGATCGGATTGGTATAGCAGAGATGAGAATTGAATAAAAAACAATGACCTGATAATGTTTTAATTTTATTAATTTACACATGGACTTTCTTCCTCTCTTCCTCCCCCTCTTGCGATGAGTGGAGGAAAGTCTTTTATAATATTGCATTAAAAAAGTAGTTATGTATAAAAGAAAAATTGTTTTGAGCGGACTGGCATTCTTTTTTTTCTCATTCTATCTTTCGGCACAACAGGTTTTCCCTTATCGCAACCCTGATTTATCCGTAGAGGTTCGCACGCATGATTTGCTCGGTCGTATGACTTTGGATGAAAAGGTTGGGCAACTATTATGTCCGTTGGGTTGGGAGATGTATGATCTAAAAGGAAGTCAGGTAAAGGTCTCCGAACGTTTTAAATCTTTAGTAAAGGAAAAACAGGCGGGTATGCTTTGGGGCGTTTACAGGGCGGATCCGTGGACAAAGAAAACTTTGGAGAACGGACTGAGACCTGAATCTGCCGCCAGGGCCGGGAACGCTTTGCAGAAATATGTGATTGAAAATACTCGTTTGGGCATTCCGATGTTTTTGGCAGAGGAGGCGCCTCATGGTCATATGGCTATTGGCGCCACAGTCTTTCCAACCGGTATCGGTATGGCCGCCACCTGGTGCCCCTCATTATTGGAAGAAGAGGGAAAGGCTATTGGTAAGGAGATCCGCTTGCAGGGAGGACATGTCAGTTACGGGCCGGTCATTGATTTGGCCCGTGACCCACGATGGTCTCGGGTGGAGGAAACCTTCGGTGAGGATCCTGTCTTGTCAGGCTCCCTGGCTGCGGCCATGGTGAAAGGCCTTGGCGGAGGAAAGCTGGATCAAGAATATGCGACTGTGGCCACATTAAAACATTTTATTGCTTATGGCATACCCGAGGGCGGCCAGAATGGCAATCCTTCTTTTGTCGGAAGAAGAGACTTGATGACTGATTTTCTACCCCCTTTTCGTAAAGCGATACAAGCGGGCGCATTGTCCGTGATGACATCCTACAATTCCATGGACGGGATCCCCACTACGGCTAATCATTATCTCCTGACAGAGTTGCTGCGTAACGAGTGGCATTTCCGTGGTTTCTCGATCTCTGATCTCTACAGCATTGAAGGACTCTATATTCATCACTTTGTTGCCCGTTCAAACGCCGAAGCGGCCGTCCTGTCACTCTCTGCAGGCCTTGACGCGGATTTGGGAGGTGATGCTTTTGCCACTTTAGCTAGTCAGGTACGTGAAAAGAAGATTGATGAAGCCCTGATTGATACGGCTGTTTGTCGTGTTCTGCGTTTGAAGTTTGAGATGGGATTGTTTGAACATCCGTATGTGGATCCGCGGAAAGCGAAGCAGGAAGTTCGTTCCGCCGAACATATTCAGCTGGCGCGTAATTGCGCCCGGCAGTTGATCACTTTATTGAAAAACGAAAAAGAGACCTTGCCGCTTTCCAGGCAAATTGGTAAGGTGGCCGTGGTGGGTCCTAATGCCGATAATCTATACAATATGCTTGGCGATTATACCGCCCCTCAGGAGGAGAGCAACGTGATTACCGTTTTGGAAGGGATCAAGAAGAAAATAGGCGCCTCACGGGTGGAATACGTTAAAGGATGTGCCATTCGTGACACGACTGATTGTGAGTTGGAAAAGGCCGTTGATGTCGCCTGTCGTGCTGATGTGGTTATTGCCGTGGTCGGCGGTTCCAGCGCCCGCGACTTTAAAACAAGTTAT contains these protein-coding regions:
- a CDS encoding family 20 glycosylhydrolase, producing the protein MKTKIIISAFFSLVYIMAFAQSKSLEPALIPFPQKVEMFDGKFQLSSRTQLIVKDQGHFWKEISYLQSLLSPLLGRSLTTDQGDNSIEINYSDRLKDSEAYDLTITPSKVVIEASDSQGLFYALQTLRQLLPEQVELKTKVSDAIYLPALHIFDKPAFAWRGTMIDVSRHFFSIDYLKRHIDRMAFYKMNKLHLHLTDDQGWRIEIKKYPALTAQGAWRKFNNQDTVCMNLAKENTDFEIDQRYIINKDGMKLYGGYFTQDQIRDLVQYAVERHVDIIPEIDMPGHLLAAIAAYPYLADVKEIGWGKLFSTPLCPCKEEVYTFVEDVLSEVMAIFPSKYIHIGADEVDKTTWAKSDLCKQLMKKENIKSLNDLQAYFVHRVSEFVKSKGRQVIAWDDVLDDGDVDSGINVMYWRGWVSSSLDKAAHKGNPVIMSPTNPLYFDYIPDKSSLRSVYDMNVVYDIFSANKAGSLVQGAQANLWSEKIPSEQRADYLLFPRLTALAERLWTNQNLYDGYSKRLLAHFSRLDAMKVHYRLPDLTGFVLEGVFVKEALFTVNNPLPQIAIYYTLDGSTPNLSSKKLTGALKINKPVQLKFSLLSPNGAKGDVYTVNYRQMSMAKPTKLRGKTKAGLSCSFYDGLFNSTKKVKEVRDKEMVVSNVTVPKEFVTPAFALKYKGYVKVPETGIYSFYFTCDDGGMLYLNDQVIVDNDGLHSAIEKSGQAALEKGIHPFCLDFVEGGGGFTLKLQYSLNGSAPQDVPDSWFMH
- a CDS encoding alpha-L-fucosidase, whose protein sequence is MRKYLLIIGLFLFAFNTLMPASTMDTLKSIAPIPLGKQVRWQQMETLAFVHFGLNTFDDKEWGYGDVSPQVFNPTKLDCEQWVRTFLKSGIKEVIITAKHHDGFCLWPTHLTDYCIRNTPYKNGKGDIVGELSAACQKYGLKFGVYLSPWDRHQANYGTPEYVEYFYKQLRELLTRYGNISEVWFDGANGGDGWYGGTKEIRRIDRKTYYDFGRAYRMVEELQPEAIIFSDGGPGCRWIGNEEGFAGATNWSFLRSKEVYPGYENYPELQYGHADGDKWVPGECDVSIRPGWFYHPNEDDRVKSVEQLVDLYYRSVGHNANFLLNFPINRDGLVHPTDSTNAVNYHLQIKKELSHNLLAGIHPRVSNDRGGQFSGKAVTDGRYDTYWATEDGVTKAVIEFNLPHKEKMNRLLLQEYISLGQRVQSFVVEYYLNKQWHPVKLNEETTTIGYKRILRFTTVATNRIRIRFTAARTCLCINNIEAFYSGSDLLFNITKDHQMEIQGYPFTLPQVDIAQMKKCIDRNDSTTCFVDEKTVLIDLGEKRLVHSFSYLPDQSNKGLISNYELGVGMTENVMDKVISSGEFSNIRNNPVWQKVYFAPVYARYLMFKPTRMINDDDRIGIAEMRIE
- a CDS encoding glycoside hydrolase family 3 N-terminal domain-containing protein, with protein sequence MYKRKIVLSGLAFFFFSFYLSAQQVFPYRNPDLSVEVRTHDLLGRMTLDEKVGQLLCPLGWEMYDLKGSQVKVSERFKSLVKEKQAGMLWGVYRADPWTKKTLENGLRPESAARAGNALQKYVIENTRLGIPMFLAEEAPHGHMAIGATVFPTGIGMAATWCPSLLEEEGKAIGKEIRLQGGHVSYGPVIDLARDPRWSRVEETFGEDPVLSGSLAAAMVKGLGGGKLDQEYATVATLKHFIAYGIPEGGQNGNPSFVGRRDLMTDFLPPFRKAIQAGALSVMTSYNSMDGIPTTANHYLLTELLRNEWHFRGFSISDLYSIEGLYIHHFVARSNAEAAVLSLSAGLDADLGGDAFATLASQVREKKIDEALIDTAVCRVLRLKFEMGLFEHPYVDPRKAKQEVRSAEHIQLARNCARQLITLLKNEKETLPLSRQIGKVAVVGPNADNLYNMLGDYTAPQEESNVITVLEGIKKKIGASRVEYVKGCAIRDTTDCELEKAVDVACRADVVIAVVGGSSARDFKTSYKETGAAITNPNAVSDMECGEGFDRGSLELMGKQMDLLKALKATGKPLIVVYIEGRPLDKNWAADHADALLTAWYPGQEGGDAIADVLFGDYNPAGRLPVSVPRNVGQLPVYYNKKNPATHDYVEMSSTPLYPFGYGLSFSTFEYSNLNISQKAPSCFEVSFDVSNTGKYDGDEVAQLYLRDEYASVVQPVKQLKHYQRLFIKKGEVKRVCFLLAEEDFSLINADMKRVVEPGDFQVQIGASSNDIRLTDKIAIK